In one Nicotiana sylvestris chromosome 8, ASM39365v2, whole genome shotgun sequence genomic region, the following are encoded:
- the LOC104246119 gene encoding uncharacterized protein → MAVPTITSLSKLAPFHQPTRTQFSSQTAASKFLLSAKQRSLFPAPTNSISSQNLKNAATILGVTGVTLATLMVGPDTASASEIAAIAGSSFQFNEPTNALSLPTWAIHVSSVVEWVTAMALVWQYGEKSGNASWKGLSWGMVPLLGGAFCACTWHFFYNSESLEVLVALQAALTVLGNATMCVAAFRIYRSQEQSKES, encoded by the exons ATGGCAGTTCCAACCATAACCTCTCTATCAAAACTGGCCCCTTTTCACCAACCAACACGAACCCAATTCAGCTCACAAACGGCTGCTTCCAAATTTCTCCTCTCTGCAAAGCAAAGATCACTATTTCCAGCACCCACCAACAGCATTTCATCTCAGAACTTGAAAAATGCAGCCACTATTTTGGGGGTCACTGGAGTTACTTTAGCCACACTAATGGTGGGACCTGACACTGCATCTGCTTCTGAAATAGCTGCTATAGCGGGTTCTTCTTTCCAATTCAACGAACCCACTAATGCTCTCTCCTTACCCACCTGGGCTATTCATGTTTCCAGCGTTGTTGAATG GGTTACTGCGATGGCTCTGGTTTGGCAATACGGGGAGAAGTCTGGGAATGCTTCTTGGAAGGGACTCTCTTGGGGCATG GTGCCCCTGCTAGGTGGAGCGTTTTGTGCCTGCACTTGGCATTTCTTTTACAACTCAGAGTCCCTTGAG GTATTAGTGGCTCTACAAGCAGCTTTGACAGTTCTTGGTAATGCCACAATGTGCGTCGCTGCATTCCGTATATACAGATCACAGGAGCAATCAAAAGAATCATGA